From Panthera uncia isolate 11264 chromosome E1, Puncia_PCG_1.0, whole genome shotgun sequence, one genomic window encodes:
- the AKAP1 gene encoding A-kinase anchor protein 1, mitochondrial isoform X3: MAIQFRSLFPLALPGMLALLGWWWFFSRKKHVSSQDRQVEASAVELRAGHAIKEPLPMEDPHPGVASMPPSIALPAEKELSTLSKPPAEPPALLRAHPACRRSESSGSLPNSTEVRFRPGTRRDDSTKVELALTGDEEAKSIPPECPLLTPKGVPFPREAAEVCKQESPFSGPAGRGGQGQAAAPQEKPRETGGAEGTGDAVSAENVPEESVLCRERGSELQTSKLPTLAPLGGAGEKGIGRPPQAEEDAAGQLLSSLVGSAHVELTEDGEPPVPRASGRACDAHRTGEPGTGGAAEQNEKIEQAAYQIISKVILEATEEVLATTMGRIAGRVYQASAGQLHGQKEESRAPACQKTTPGQEAEEPAPAAVEAEAASRVSVSESDAALLLPGPPAEDLPPPKTYASCLSSPLSSPSKDKKPKNSAHHISLAPCPLPAVPQGELLDGARVLVEDTGCVTCTSDSSQNVPSVVSEQCSDSISASGLEDLCTDTNSSPRDKAITPLLPESTVPFSNGVLKGELSDLGNEDGWTADAEADHSGAGVCVSVYAASSPAGSDRNSMDSVDGCCGPRKTDGFQNAQAGSSPKKVDLIIWEIEVPKHLVGRLIGKQGRYVSFLKQTSGAKIYISTLPYTQNIQICHIEGSQHHVDKALNLIGKKFKELNLTNIYAPPLPSLALPSLPMTSWLMLPDGITVEVIVVNQVNAGHLFVQQHTHPTFHALRSLDQQMYLCYSQPGIPTLPTPVEITVICAAPGVDGAWWRAQVVASYEESNEVEIRYVDYGGYKRVKVDALRQIRSDFVTLPFQGAEVLLDSVMPLSDDDHFSPEADAAMSEMTGNTALLAQVTSYSPTGLPLIQLWSVVGNEAVLINRSLVERGLAQWVDSYYASL, from the exons ATGGCCATCCAGTTCCGTTCACTTTTCCCCTTGGCATTGCCTGGAATGTTAGCACTCCTCGGCTGGTGGTGGTTTTTCTCTCGTAAAAAGCATGTCAGCAGCCAGGACAGACAGGTGGAGGCCAGCGCTGTGGAGCTGAGGGCTGGCCATGCCATCAAAGAGCCACTCCCCATGGAGGACCCCCATCCTGGAGTAGCATCCATGCCCCCCAGCATTGCGCTGCCCGCGGAAAAAGAGCTGTCCACCTTGAGCAAGCCTCCCGCCGAGCCCCCAGCCTTGCTGCGGGCACATCCAGCCTGTCGCAGGTCAGAGTCCTCAGGCAGCCTTCCTAACAGCACAGAAGTGAGATTTCGACCGGGAACACGCAGAGATGACAGTACAAAGGTGGAACTAGCCCTGACGGGTGATGAAGAAGCCAAGTCCATTCCTCCTGAGTGTCCCCTTCTGACCCCAAAAGGTGTTCCTTTCCCCCGCGAAGCGGCTGAGGTGTGCAAGCAAGAGTCCCCGTTCAGTGGgccggcggggcggggtgggcagggccaggctgcGGCCCCCCAAGAGAAGCCAAGAGAGACGGGTGGGGCGGAAGGCACTGGCGACGCGGTGTCAGCAGAAAATGTGCCGGAAGAGAGTGTGTTGTGCCGGGAGCGTGGCTCTGAATTGCAGACCAGCAAGTTGCCCACCCTGGCTCCCTTGGGAGGTGCGGGGGAGAAGGGGATTGGCCGCCCGCCACAGGCCGAGGAGGACGCAGCGGGGCAGCTGCTGAGCAGCCTCGTGGGGTCGGCTCACGTGGAGCTGACGGAGGACGGCGAGCCGCCGGTGCCTCGGGCCAGTGGCAGAGCCTGTGACGCACACCGCACAGGAGAGCCGGGCACAGGGGGTGCCGCGGAGCAGAATGAGAAGATTGAGCAGGCTGCCTACCAGATCATCTCCAAAGTGATCTTGGAGGCGACCGAAGAGGTGCTGGCCACCACCATGGGCAGGATCGCAGGTCGGGTGTATCAGGCTTCGGCCGGGCAGCTGCACGGGCAGAAGGAGGAGAGCCGCGCCCCAGCCTGCCAGAAAACCACCCCAGGGCAAGAGGCCGAGGAGCCAGCTCCGGCCGCCGTTGAGGCAGAGGCGGCCTCGCGCGTGTCCGTGTCAGAGTCAGACGCCGCCCTCCTGTTGCCAGGCCCGCCCGCGGAGGACCTGCCACCACCAAAGACCTACGCGAGCTGCCTGAGCAGCCCTCTGTCCAGCCCCAGCAAGGACAAGAAGCCAAAGAACTCTGCACACCACATCTCCCTGGCCCCCTGCCCACTGCCTGCCGTCCCCCAGGGGGAGTTGCTAGATGGGGCACGTGTCCTGGTGGAAGATACCGGATGTGTCACCTGCACCTCTGACAGCAGCCAGAATGTCCCTTCAGTGGTCTCTGAGCAGTGCTCAGATTCCATCAGCGCTTCAGGGCTTGAAGACTTGTGCACGGACACCAACTCAAGCCCCAGGGACAAGGCCATCACCCCGCTGCTGCCAGAAAGTACTGTGCCCTTCAGCAATGGGGTGCTGAAGGGGGAGCTATCTGACTTGGGGAATGAGGATGGATGGACCGCGGATGCGGAAGCAGATCATTCGGGAG ctggtgtctgtgtgtctgtgtatgccGCTTCCTCCCCTGCAGGATCGGACAGGAACAGCATGGATTCAGTGGATGGTTGCTGTGGCCCCAGGAAGACTGACGGTTTCCAGAACGCCCAAGCGGGCTCCAGTCCTAAGAAGGTCGACCTCATCATCTGGGAGATCGAGGTGCCAAAG cacTTAGTTGGTCGGCTAATTGGCAAGCAGGGGCGGTATGTGAGTTTTTTGAAGCAAACGTCTGGTGCCAAGATCTACATCTCAACCCTGCCTTATACCCAGAACATCCAGATCTGCCACATAGAAG GCTCTCAGCATCATGTGGACAAGGCGCTGAACCTGATTGGAAAGAAGTTCAAGGAACTGAACCTCACCAATATCTACGCTCCCCCACTGCCGTCACTGGCACTGCCTTCTCTTCCAATGACTTCCTGG CTCATGCTCCCCGATGGTATCACTGTGGAGGTGATCGTGGTCAACCAGGTCAACGCTGGGCACTTGTTCGTGCAGCAGCACACGCACCCCACCTTCCATGCACTGCGGAGCCTGGACCAGCAGATGTACCTGTGCTATTCTCAGCCCGGGATCCCCACCTTGCCCACCCCGGTGGAAA TCACGGTCATCTGTGCTGCCCCCGGTGTGGACGGTGCCTGGTGGAGAGCCCAAGTGGTGGCCTCCTACGAGGAAAGCAATGAAGTGGAGATCCGCTACGTGGACTACGGTGGATATAAGAGAGTGAAAGTGGACGCGCTCCGGCAGATCCG GTCCGACTTTGTGACCCTGCCGTTCCAGGGAGCAGAGGTCCTTCTGGATAGCGTGATGCCCTTGTCAG aTGATGACCACTTCTCACCTGAGGCCGATGCAGCTATGAGCGAGATGACGGGAAACACAGCACTGCTGGCTCAG gTGACAAGTTACAGTCCGACTGGCCTTCCTCTGATTCAGCTATGGAGTGTGGTTGGAAATGAA GCGGTGTTGATAAACCGGTCGCTGGTGGAGCGAGGACTTGCTCAGTGGGTAGACAGCTACTACGCAAGCCtctga
- the AKAP1 gene encoding A-kinase anchor protein 1, mitochondrial isoform X4, producing MAIQFRSLFPLALPGMLALLGWWWFFSRKKHVSSQDRQVEASAVELRAGHAIKEPLPMEDPHPGVASMPPSIALPAEKELSTLSKPPAEPPALLRAHPACRRSESSGSLPNSTEVRFRPGTRRDDSTKVELALTGDEEAKSIPPECPLLTPKGVPFPREAAEVCKQESPFSGPAGRGGQGQAAAPQEKPRETGGAEGTGDAVSAENVPEESVLCRERGSELQTSKLPTLAPLGGAGEKGIGRPPQAEEDAAGQLLSSLVGSAHVELTEDGEPPVPRASGRACDAHRTGEPGTGGAAEQNEKIEQAAYQIISKVILEATEEVLATTMGRIAGRVYQASAGQLHGQKEESRAPACQKTTPGQEAEEPAPAAVEAEAASRVSVSESDAALLLPGPPAEDLPPPKTYASCLSSPLSSPSKDKKPKNSAHHISLAPCPLPAVPQGELLDGARVLVEDTGCVTCTSDSSQNVPSVVSEQCSDSISASGLEDLCTDTNSSPRDKAITPLLPESTVPFSNGVLKGELSDLGNEDGWTADAEADHSGGSDRNSMDSVDGCCGPRKTDGFQNAQAGSSPKKVDLIIWEIEVPKHLVGRLIGKQGRYVSFLKQTSGAKIYISTLPYTQNIQICHIEGSQHHVDKALNLIGKKFKELNLTNIYAPPLPSLALPSLPMTSWLMLPDGITVEVIVVNQVNAGHLFVQQHTHPTFHALRSLDQQMYLCYSQPGIPTLPTPVEITVICAAPGVDGAWWRAQVVASYEESNEVEIRYVDYGGYKRVKVDALRQIRSDFVTLPFQGAEVLLDSVMPLSDDDHFSPEADAAMSEMTGNTALLAQVTSYSPTGLPLIQLWSVVGNEAVLINRSLVERGLAQWVDSYYASL from the exons ATGGCCATCCAGTTCCGTTCACTTTTCCCCTTGGCATTGCCTGGAATGTTAGCACTCCTCGGCTGGTGGTGGTTTTTCTCTCGTAAAAAGCATGTCAGCAGCCAGGACAGACAGGTGGAGGCCAGCGCTGTGGAGCTGAGGGCTGGCCATGCCATCAAAGAGCCACTCCCCATGGAGGACCCCCATCCTGGAGTAGCATCCATGCCCCCCAGCATTGCGCTGCCCGCGGAAAAAGAGCTGTCCACCTTGAGCAAGCCTCCCGCCGAGCCCCCAGCCTTGCTGCGGGCACATCCAGCCTGTCGCAGGTCAGAGTCCTCAGGCAGCCTTCCTAACAGCACAGAAGTGAGATTTCGACCGGGAACACGCAGAGATGACAGTACAAAGGTGGAACTAGCCCTGACGGGTGATGAAGAAGCCAAGTCCATTCCTCCTGAGTGTCCCCTTCTGACCCCAAAAGGTGTTCCTTTCCCCCGCGAAGCGGCTGAGGTGTGCAAGCAAGAGTCCCCGTTCAGTGGgccggcggggcggggtgggcagggccaggctgcGGCCCCCCAAGAGAAGCCAAGAGAGACGGGTGGGGCGGAAGGCACTGGCGACGCGGTGTCAGCAGAAAATGTGCCGGAAGAGAGTGTGTTGTGCCGGGAGCGTGGCTCTGAATTGCAGACCAGCAAGTTGCCCACCCTGGCTCCCTTGGGAGGTGCGGGGGAGAAGGGGATTGGCCGCCCGCCACAGGCCGAGGAGGACGCAGCGGGGCAGCTGCTGAGCAGCCTCGTGGGGTCGGCTCACGTGGAGCTGACGGAGGACGGCGAGCCGCCGGTGCCTCGGGCCAGTGGCAGAGCCTGTGACGCACACCGCACAGGAGAGCCGGGCACAGGGGGTGCCGCGGAGCAGAATGAGAAGATTGAGCAGGCTGCCTACCAGATCATCTCCAAAGTGATCTTGGAGGCGACCGAAGAGGTGCTGGCCACCACCATGGGCAGGATCGCAGGTCGGGTGTATCAGGCTTCGGCCGGGCAGCTGCACGGGCAGAAGGAGGAGAGCCGCGCCCCAGCCTGCCAGAAAACCACCCCAGGGCAAGAGGCCGAGGAGCCAGCTCCGGCCGCCGTTGAGGCAGAGGCGGCCTCGCGCGTGTCCGTGTCAGAGTCAGACGCCGCCCTCCTGTTGCCAGGCCCGCCCGCGGAGGACCTGCCACCACCAAAGACCTACGCGAGCTGCCTGAGCAGCCCTCTGTCCAGCCCCAGCAAGGACAAGAAGCCAAAGAACTCTGCACACCACATCTCCCTGGCCCCCTGCCCACTGCCTGCCGTCCCCCAGGGGGAGTTGCTAGATGGGGCACGTGTCCTGGTGGAAGATACCGGATGTGTCACCTGCACCTCTGACAGCAGCCAGAATGTCCCTTCAGTGGTCTCTGAGCAGTGCTCAGATTCCATCAGCGCTTCAGGGCTTGAAGACTTGTGCACGGACACCAACTCAAGCCCCAGGGACAAGGCCATCACCCCGCTGCTGCCAGAAAGTACTGTGCCCTTCAGCAATGGGGTGCTGAAGGGGGAGCTATCTGACTTGGGGAATGAGGATGGATGGACCGCGGATGCGGAAGCAGATCATTCGGGAG GATCGGACAGGAACAGCATGGATTCAGTGGATGGTTGCTGTGGCCCCAGGAAGACTGACGGTTTCCAGAACGCCCAAGCGGGCTCCAGTCCTAAGAAGGTCGACCTCATCATCTGGGAGATCGAGGTGCCAAAG cacTTAGTTGGTCGGCTAATTGGCAAGCAGGGGCGGTATGTGAGTTTTTTGAAGCAAACGTCTGGTGCCAAGATCTACATCTCAACCCTGCCTTATACCCAGAACATCCAGATCTGCCACATAGAAG GCTCTCAGCATCATGTGGACAAGGCGCTGAACCTGATTGGAAAGAAGTTCAAGGAACTGAACCTCACCAATATCTACGCTCCCCCACTGCCGTCACTGGCACTGCCTTCTCTTCCAATGACTTCCTGG CTCATGCTCCCCGATGGTATCACTGTGGAGGTGATCGTGGTCAACCAGGTCAACGCTGGGCACTTGTTCGTGCAGCAGCACACGCACCCCACCTTCCATGCACTGCGGAGCCTGGACCAGCAGATGTACCTGTGCTATTCTCAGCCCGGGATCCCCACCTTGCCCACCCCGGTGGAAA TCACGGTCATCTGTGCTGCCCCCGGTGTGGACGGTGCCTGGTGGAGAGCCCAAGTGGTGGCCTCCTACGAGGAAAGCAATGAAGTGGAGATCCGCTACGTGGACTACGGTGGATATAAGAGAGTGAAAGTGGACGCGCTCCGGCAGATCCG GTCCGACTTTGTGACCCTGCCGTTCCAGGGAGCAGAGGTCCTTCTGGATAGCGTGATGCCCTTGTCAG aTGATGACCACTTCTCACCTGAGGCCGATGCAGCTATGAGCGAGATGACGGGAAACACAGCACTGCTGGCTCAG gTGACAAGTTACAGTCCGACTGGCCTTCCTCTGATTCAGCTATGGAGTGTGGTTGGAAATGAA GCGGTGTTGATAAACCGGTCGCTGGTGGAGCGAGGACTTGCTCAGTGGGTAGACAGCTACTACGCAAGCCtctga
- the AKAP1 gene encoding A-kinase anchor protein 1, mitochondrial isoform X5, protein MAIQFRSLFPLALPGMLALLGWWWFFSRKKHVSSQDRQVEASAVELRAGHAIKEPLPMEDPHPGVASMPPSIALPAEKELSTLSKPPAEPPALLRAHPACRRSESSGSLPNSTEVRFRPGTRRDDSTKVELALTGDEEAKSIPPECPLLTPKGVPFPREAAEVCKQESPFSGPAGRGGQGQAAAPQEKPRETGGAEGTGDAVSAENVPEESVLCRERGSELQTSKLPTLAPLGGAGEKGIGRPPQAEEDAAGQLLSSLVGSAHVELTEDGEPPVPRASGRACDAHRTGEPGTGGAAEQNEKIEQAAYQIISKVILEATEEVLATTMGRIAGRVYQASAGQLHGQKEESRAPACQKTTPGQEAEEPAPAAVEAEAASRVSVSESDAALLLPGPPAEDLPPPKTYASCLSSPLSSPSKDKKPKNSAHHISLAPCPLPAVPQGELLDGARVLVEDTGCVTCTSDSSQNVPSVVSEQCSDSISASGLEDLCTDTNSSPRDKAITPLLPESTVPFSNGVLKGELSDLGNEDGWTADAEADHSGAGVCVSVYAASSPAGSDRNSMDSVDGCCGPRKTDGFQNAQAGSSPKKVDLIIWEIEVPKHLVGRLIGKQGRYVSFLKQTSGAKIYISTLPYTQNIQICHIEGSQHHVDKALNLIGKKFKELNLTNIYAPPLPSLALPSLPMTSWLMLPDGITVEVIVVNQVNAGHLFVQQHTHPTFHALRSLDQQMYLCYSQPGIPTLPTPVERLSTRSLPALQSRSSVLPPVWTVPGGEPKWWPPTRKAMKWRSATWTTVDIRE, encoded by the exons ATGGCCATCCAGTTCCGTTCACTTTTCCCCTTGGCATTGCCTGGAATGTTAGCACTCCTCGGCTGGTGGTGGTTTTTCTCTCGTAAAAAGCATGTCAGCAGCCAGGACAGACAGGTGGAGGCCAGCGCTGTGGAGCTGAGGGCTGGCCATGCCATCAAAGAGCCACTCCCCATGGAGGACCCCCATCCTGGAGTAGCATCCATGCCCCCCAGCATTGCGCTGCCCGCGGAAAAAGAGCTGTCCACCTTGAGCAAGCCTCCCGCCGAGCCCCCAGCCTTGCTGCGGGCACATCCAGCCTGTCGCAGGTCAGAGTCCTCAGGCAGCCTTCCTAACAGCACAGAAGTGAGATTTCGACCGGGAACACGCAGAGATGACAGTACAAAGGTGGAACTAGCCCTGACGGGTGATGAAGAAGCCAAGTCCATTCCTCCTGAGTGTCCCCTTCTGACCCCAAAAGGTGTTCCTTTCCCCCGCGAAGCGGCTGAGGTGTGCAAGCAAGAGTCCCCGTTCAGTGGgccggcggggcggggtgggcagggccaggctgcGGCCCCCCAAGAGAAGCCAAGAGAGACGGGTGGGGCGGAAGGCACTGGCGACGCGGTGTCAGCAGAAAATGTGCCGGAAGAGAGTGTGTTGTGCCGGGAGCGTGGCTCTGAATTGCAGACCAGCAAGTTGCCCACCCTGGCTCCCTTGGGAGGTGCGGGGGAGAAGGGGATTGGCCGCCCGCCACAGGCCGAGGAGGACGCAGCGGGGCAGCTGCTGAGCAGCCTCGTGGGGTCGGCTCACGTGGAGCTGACGGAGGACGGCGAGCCGCCGGTGCCTCGGGCCAGTGGCAGAGCCTGTGACGCACACCGCACAGGAGAGCCGGGCACAGGGGGTGCCGCGGAGCAGAATGAGAAGATTGAGCAGGCTGCCTACCAGATCATCTCCAAAGTGATCTTGGAGGCGACCGAAGAGGTGCTGGCCACCACCATGGGCAGGATCGCAGGTCGGGTGTATCAGGCTTCGGCCGGGCAGCTGCACGGGCAGAAGGAGGAGAGCCGCGCCCCAGCCTGCCAGAAAACCACCCCAGGGCAAGAGGCCGAGGAGCCAGCTCCGGCCGCCGTTGAGGCAGAGGCGGCCTCGCGCGTGTCCGTGTCAGAGTCAGACGCCGCCCTCCTGTTGCCAGGCCCGCCCGCGGAGGACCTGCCACCACCAAAGACCTACGCGAGCTGCCTGAGCAGCCCTCTGTCCAGCCCCAGCAAGGACAAGAAGCCAAAGAACTCTGCACACCACATCTCCCTGGCCCCCTGCCCACTGCCTGCCGTCCCCCAGGGGGAGTTGCTAGATGGGGCACGTGTCCTGGTGGAAGATACCGGATGTGTCACCTGCACCTCTGACAGCAGCCAGAATGTCCCTTCAGTGGTCTCTGAGCAGTGCTCAGATTCCATCAGCGCTTCAGGGCTTGAAGACTTGTGCACGGACACCAACTCAAGCCCCAGGGACAAGGCCATCACCCCGCTGCTGCCAGAAAGTACTGTGCCCTTCAGCAATGGGGTGCTGAAGGGGGAGCTATCTGACTTGGGGAATGAGGATGGATGGACCGCGGATGCGGAAGCAGATCATTCGGGAG ctggtgtctgtgtgtctgtgtatgccGCTTCCTCCCCTGCAGGATCGGACAGGAACAGCATGGATTCAGTGGATGGTTGCTGTGGCCCCAGGAAGACTGACGGTTTCCAGAACGCCCAAGCGGGCTCCAGTCCTAAGAAGGTCGACCTCATCATCTGGGAGATCGAGGTGCCAAAG cacTTAGTTGGTCGGCTAATTGGCAAGCAGGGGCGGTATGTGAGTTTTTTGAAGCAAACGTCTGGTGCCAAGATCTACATCTCAACCCTGCCTTATACCCAGAACATCCAGATCTGCCACATAGAAG GCTCTCAGCATCATGTGGACAAGGCGCTGAACCTGATTGGAAAGAAGTTCAAGGAACTGAACCTCACCAATATCTACGCTCCCCCACTGCCGTCACTGGCACTGCCTTCTCTTCCAATGACTTCCTGG CTCATGCTCCCCGATGGTATCACTGTGGAGGTGATCGTGGTCAACCAGGTCAACGCTGGGCACTTGTTCGTGCAGCAGCACACGCACCCCACCTTCCATGCACTGCGGAGCCTGGACCAGCAGATGTACCTGTGCTATTCTCAGCCCGGGATCCCCACCTTGCCCACCCCGGTGGAAA GACTGTCCACACGCTCTCTTCCTGCCCTGCAGTCACGGTCATCTGTGCTGCCCCCGGTGTGGACGGTGCCTGGTGGAGAGCCCAAGTGGTGGCCTCCTACGAGGAAAGCAATGAAGTGGAGATCCGCTACGTGGACTACGGTGGATATAAGAGAGTGA